The DNA segment GGCCCCGGAGCGCGCCTGCAGCGGCTGTTTCCAGGCCTATACTTTCCCCATGACGGTCTGCCCAATCCGCCACAGGGAGGGCCATGCACAACCCACACGGTTCCTTTCCTGACATCAAAAGCCTGAGCGAGGCTCTGGCCACGAACGTCTACGGCGTTGTTATCGCCGACGCCCAGCAGCCGGATCTGCCCATCGTGTACGTCAACCCGGCTTTTGAGCACCTGAGCGGCTACACGTCTGCCGAGGTGCTGGGGCGCAACTGCCGCTTTCTCCAGGGGCATGACCGGGACCAGGCAGCCCGGATGGAGCTGCGCGAGGCCATCGAGCACAGGCGCAGCGTCACCACCGTGCTGCGCAACTACCGCCGGGACGGCGCCCTGTTCTTTAACGAGCTGACCATCAACCCTGTTCATGACACGTCGGGAACCGTCACGCATTTCGTGGGTTTTCAGGTGGACGTGACGGCGCGGGAGGCCGCCTCCAGCCTGATGACCCACCTGCAGGACCTGACGCAGCATCTGGCCGCCGCCCGGACCCCGGACGAGGTCTTTGAGCTGATCCTGCGCGATACCCTGGACGCCCTGTGGGGCATCGGCGGCGCGGTGCTGCTGGTGCAGGGAGACCGGTTGCAGGTGGCCGCGCGGCGCGGTCAGACCGGCGTCAGCGTCTGGCAGACCGGGGACCTTGCGGGTCCTGGCCCCAGCGCCGACGCGCTGCGCCTGAACACGCCGCTGTTTTTCGGGGCGGGGGGCGAACTGGCGGCGGCCTACCCGCAGCTCGAATCCCGCACGGGCGGCGTGGCCGCCGTCGCCAGCGCGGTGGTGCCGGTGGTGGAAGGCGGCCGTCCGCTGGCCGTGATCACGCTGGACTTCAGGGAGCCGCACGACTTCACGCCCGATGAGCAGCATTTCCTCCGGACCCTGGCCGCCCAGTGTGCGCTCGCGCTGGACCGTGCCCGGCTGGCGGGCAACCTGGAACAGCAGGTGCAGGACCGCACCGCCGAACTTGAGGCCTTCGTGAACTTCACCGAGGTGGCCGGCAGCGAGACGGACGTGCTGGCGCTGGCCCGGCGGGCCATGGACGTGCTGGGCGTCCTGTTCCCCGGCTGTACCAATGCCTATTACATCCTGGAAGGGGACCTCTGGAAGGCCAGGGTCCACACCCGCGATCTGGAGACCCAGCCGCAGCTGCTGAGCAGCATCCGGGCCGGTATGGCACTGGACACCCCGGTCTTCACCGGGCCGCTGCAGACGGGTGAACCCACGTTCGTCGATGGCTGGGACGAGGAGCGCGAACAGTTCGCCCAGTCCGGCCTCTACCAGAGTGTGGCCGTGTATCCACTGTTGTTTGACGGGGCTGTGCGGGCCATGTTCGCGATTGGTCTCAAGGACCGCTCGCGCTGGTCCGATCGTGGCCAGGCCGTGTTCCGCTCGGTGGGACGCAGCCTAAGTCTCGCGCTGGAGCGCACCGAGACGGCCCGGCAACTGGAGGCGCAGAACGCCGAACTGCTGGCCCGCACGCAGGCGCTCGAGGGCTTCGCGGCCCTGACGCATGAGCTGGGACTGATGAGTGAGCCGCACGCGCTGATCCAGCGGGCGCTGGAGCTGGTGCGCTCCCTGTTGCCGCCGGGGTACGCCATCTTCTGGCAGATCAGCAGTGGCCGGTGGCAGGTGGCCGCGCAG comes from the Deinococcus aerolatus genome and includes:
- a CDS encoding GAF domain-containing protein is translated as MHNPHGSFPDIKSLSEALATNVYGVVIADAQQPDLPIVYVNPAFEHLSGYTSAEVLGRNCRFLQGHDRDQAARMELREAIEHRRSVTTVLRNYRRDGALFFNELTINPVHDTSGTVTHFVGFQVDVTAREAASSLMTHLQDLTQHLAAARTPDEVFELILRDTLDALWGIGGAVLLVQGDRLQVAARRGQTGVSVWQTGDLAGPGPSADALRLNTPLFFGAGGELAAAYPQLESRTGGVAAVASAVVPVVEGGRPLAVITLDFREPHDFTPDEQHFLRTLAAQCALALDRARLAGNLEQQVQDRTAELEAFVNFTEVAGSETDVLALARRAMDVLGVLFPGCTNAYYILEGDLWKARVHTRDLETQPQLLSSIRAGMALDTPVFTGPLQTGEPTFVDGWDEEREQFAQSGLYQSVAVYPLLFDGAVRAMFAIGLKDRSRWSDRGQAVFRSVGRSLSLALERTETARQLEAQNAELLARTQALEGFAALTHELGLMSEPHALIQRALELVRSLLPPGYAIFWQISSGRWQVAAQLGDVGSPALQAAVEAGLPVGQVPTLDLPHQTREPLFQDHYDPARDLAPDLVEHVSTVATLPVMVGGEVSGILNVPLFGQRPWSAADQAVLRTTAHSLGLALERAEHARQLKAQRDLLQVSNEELEAFTYSVSHDLRTPVRHIISFSDLLRRSLPAPLSDKAERYFGIVRTAADTLNTLIDGMLDVSRASRQPLSPVQVDLDRVFAAVRHELSVAHPQRQIVWQIGPLPTVPGDLRLLRRVITALLDNAVKYSRGREPAVVTVWAEDQGHTWAVYVQDNGVGFNPQYRDKLFTMFQRLHRQEEFEGAAVSLANARRIVTRHGGTVTAHGEPDLGATFGFVLPKALP